Proteins encoded within one genomic window of Polyangium spumosum:
- a CDS encoding penicillin-insensitive murein endopeptidase → MRRWFFGLVFLVFPGCAATAPAEAGPKATHPAPLLVKPAQAAAPKPTPSAPAQATTHDADTDEGDDEGPDDDEAEAAEAAEAENTPPTAAPPPPQPKLPSPMLALSVEQLEARYRKDPASVGPLSLGVPNAGALVNGVQMPKSDKWIVQDPSCAWGTQETVDAIARSIEKVAAEHPGAPPLAIGHISARKGGHLSPHKSHQSGRDVDLGYYHNPPKSHFIRATEANLDLERTLALVKTIVNEADVDLVLIDTAVQRLLVKYAQRKGEDEAWLDQVFQVRGKSPRAVVRHARGHGNHLHVRFSSPIAQELGRKAGSFLRRAKVAPAHVAESVVMHKARSGDTLQILARRYGTTVEAIQGANGLKTIDIKMGRRYRIPVPKPVAPRKAPPAPKRPTTPRKR, encoded by the coding sequence ATGCGGCGGTGGTTCTTCGGGCTCGTTTTCCTGGTCTTCCCCGGCTGCGCGGCCACCGCGCCCGCGGAAGCAGGCCCGAAGGCGACCCACCCCGCGCCGCTGCTCGTGAAGCCGGCCCAGGCCGCAGCCCCGAAGCCCACGCCGAGCGCCCCCGCCCAGGCCACGACGCACGACGCAGACACGGACGAAGGCGACGACGAAGGTCCGGACGACGACGAAGCCGAGGCCGCCGAGGCCGCCGAGGCCGAAAACACCCCCCCGACCGCAGCCCCACCGCCGCCGCAACCCAAGCTCCCCTCCCCCATGCTCGCGCTCAGCGTGGAGCAGCTCGAGGCCCGCTACCGCAAGGATCCCGCCTCCGTCGGCCCACTCTCGCTCGGCGTGCCAAACGCGGGCGCACTCGTGAACGGCGTGCAGATGCCGAAGAGCGACAAGTGGATCGTGCAAGATCCCTCGTGCGCCTGGGGCACGCAGGAGACAGTGGACGCCATCGCGCGCAGCATCGAGAAGGTCGCGGCCGAGCACCCCGGCGCCCCGCCCCTCGCCATCGGGCACATCAGCGCCCGCAAAGGCGGCCACCTCTCACCCCACAAGAGCCACCAGTCAGGGCGCGACGTCGACCTCGGCTACTACCACAACCCGCCAAAGTCCCACTTCATCCGCGCCACCGAGGCAAACCTCGACCTCGAGCGCACACTCGCGCTGGTAAAAACCATCGTGAACGAGGCCGACGTGGACCTCGTCCTCATCGACACCGCCGTGCAGCGTCTGCTCGTGAAGTACGCCCAGCGCAAGGGCGAGGACGAGGCCTGGCTGGACCAAGTCTTCCAGGTGCGCGGCAAGAGCCCCCGCGCAGTGGTGCGGCACGCGCGCGGCCACGGCAACCACCTGCACGTGCGCTTCTCGAGCCCCATCGCGCAGGAGCTCGGGCGCAAAGCCGGCTCGTTCCTGAGGCGCGCGAAGGTCGCGCCGGCCCACGTGGCCGAGTCCGTGGTGATGCACAAGGCCCGGAGCGGCGACACGCTCCAGATCCTGGCCCGCAGGTACGGCACGACGGTCGAAGCAATCCAGGGAGCCAACGGGCTCAAGACAATCGACATCAAGATGGGCCGGAGGTACCGCATCCCGGTCCCCAAACCCGTAGCCCCGCGCAAAGCGCCGCCAGCCCCCAAGCGGCCCACGACCCCGCGGAAGCGGTAG
- a CDS encoding Spy/CpxP family protein refolding chaperone, translated as MFGFLIGTACLIGLIKVLRHGGCHRGYGYRSFGYAGGCGSYGGDGCGHGYGHGGWEGGGHGREQGGPFRTHGRAGFRPRGYGMPHFVLRRLFEALDTTPGQEKAIAAAMEEMREVMAKHRGELRKSREDLARVMRSPSFDETVMGELFARHDAALEVMRKATVGSMAKVHEVLDERQRARLADLIEQGPGFWGGFGG; from the coding sequence ATGTTCGGATTTTTGATCGGGACCGCTTGCCTCATCGGCCTCATCAAGGTGCTGCGCCACGGCGGTTGTCACCGCGGCTACGGCTACCGGAGCTTCGGGTACGCGGGCGGTTGTGGCTCGTACGGCGGCGACGGTTGCGGGCACGGGTATGGCCATGGCGGATGGGAGGGCGGCGGCCACGGGCGCGAGCAGGGAGGGCCCTTCCGGACGCACGGCCGCGCGGGCTTCCGGCCTCGCGGGTACGGCATGCCGCACTTCGTGCTCCGCAGGCTCTTCGAGGCGCTCGACACCACGCCGGGCCAGGAGAAGGCGATCGCGGCGGCGATGGAGGAGATGCGCGAGGTGATGGCCAAGCACCGCGGCGAGCTGCGCAAGAGCCGCGAGGATCTGGCCCGCGTGATGCGCAGCCCGAGCTTCGACGAGACCGTGATGGGCGAGCTCTTCGCGCGGCACGACGCGGCGCTCGAGGTGATGCGCAAGGCGACGGTGGGCTCGATGGCGAAGGTGCACGAGGTGCTCGACGAGCGCCAGCGGGCGCGCCTCGCGGACTTGATCGAGCAGGGGCCGGGGTTCTGGGGCGGCTTCGGCGGCTGA
- a CDS encoding HEAT repeat domain-containing protein, whose product MLRARVSLLAPAFVALAPALAEAHTTPGGLTLHQMASAADVIAAARIERIGPEPRGTGPLPPVEARILELLREGDAKIGPIRFVPHRHADEAYVVGEEVLLFLERRREGAKDADVAPYESVEAIADRIVLVPASRATWIDATRAYAALGKGKRASDDPAALGRVTVTMLASSEPRITNFALRDLTLAGAVPLVGEADRPALLALLGDASRSATSRVGLLMELERRKLVEVGPLWIPLLRSARPIERAQVIRAAGARAFVPAVTAELVSILEKGERDAAVAAARALGIEGNEAAVEPLGRAVDHEPAELRFAALGSLRRVGSPRARDVLARVASSHPDPETKRVAATEQNLLAARPAAPPAAPPAGDDAGVRGMKGLLAAVVVVVLGAIAFFLYGKRKGKAE is encoded by the coding sequence GTGCTCCGTGCCCGCGTGTCGCTGCTCGCCCCCGCCTTCGTGGCGCTCGCGCCGGCCCTCGCAGAGGCCCACACCACCCCGGGCGGACTCACGTTGCACCAGATGGCGAGCGCCGCCGACGTCATCGCGGCCGCGCGGATCGAGCGTATCGGCCCCGAGCCCCGCGGCACCGGGCCCCTCCCGCCCGTCGAGGCGCGGATCCTCGAGCTGCTCCGCGAAGGCGACGCGAAGATCGGCCCCATCCGTTTTGTCCCGCACCGCCACGCCGACGAAGCCTACGTGGTCGGCGAGGAGGTGCTCCTCTTCCTCGAACGCAGGCGCGAAGGCGCGAAGGACGCCGACGTGGCGCCCTACGAGTCCGTGGAGGCCATCGCGGATCGTATCGTCCTCGTGCCCGCCTCCCGGGCGACGTGGATCGACGCGACGCGCGCTTATGCCGCGCTCGGAAAGGGCAAGCGGGCGAGCGACGATCCCGCCGCGCTGGGGCGCGTCACCGTCACGATGCTCGCGTCGAGCGAGCCTCGGATCACGAACTTCGCGCTGCGGGATCTCACCCTCGCCGGCGCTGTGCCCCTCGTCGGCGAGGCCGACCGCCCCGCGCTCCTTGCGCTGCTCGGCGACGCCTCGCGGTCCGCCACCTCGCGGGTCGGCCTGCTCATGGAGCTCGAGCGCCGCAAGCTCGTCGAGGTGGGCCCGCTCTGGATCCCGCTGCTCCGCAGCGCGCGTCCGATCGAGCGCGCGCAGGTCATCCGCGCGGCGGGGGCGCGCGCCTTCGTCCCCGCCGTGACGGCCGAGCTCGTCTCGATCCTGGAGAAGGGCGAGCGGGACGCGGCCGTCGCGGCGGCGCGCGCGCTCGGCATCGAGGGCAACGAGGCGGCCGTCGAGCCGCTCGGGCGCGCCGTGGATCACGAGCCCGCCGAGCTCCGCTTCGCCGCGCTCGGCAGCTTGCGGCGCGTCGGCTCGCCGAGGGCGCGTGATGTCCTCGCCCGCGTGGCGAGCTCGCACCCGGATCCCGAGACGAAGCGCGTGGCCGCCACCGAGCAGAACCTCCTCGCGGCTCGCCCGGCCGCGCCTCCGGCGGCCCCGCCTGCGGGGGACGACGCCGGTGTTCGTGGCATGAAGGGTCTCCTCGCGGCGGTGGTCGTCGTGGTCCTCGGGGCGATTGCCTTCTTTCTGTACGGAAAAAGGAAAGGAAAGGCGGAATGA
- a CDS encoding NAD(P)H-binding protein, with product MSLQGRTALLAGATGLVGRSCLERLLAHPAYTRVVALVRRPTGMNHDKLQELRADFDALAELSSLPAVDDVFIALGTTIKAAGSRPAFYKVDHDYVVAVAELGRRAGARKLALVSSIGADAASRNFYLRVKGEAERDVSGLGYEYVEILRPSLLVGERSEARTGEAVGIAVMSVVSGLMVGPMRVYRPVDARDVAAAMIASLVSDGTTGVHVRTFDDIRRLAS from the coding sequence ATGAGTTTGCAGGGACGAACCGCGCTCCTCGCGGGCGCCACGGGCCTCGTCGGTCGGAGCTGCCTCGAGCGCTTGCTCGCGCACCCGGCGTATACACGTGTCGTCGCGCTCGTGCGCAGGCCGACGGGAATGAACCATGACAAACTGCAGGAGCTCCGCGCCGACTTCGACGCGCTGGCGGAGCTCTCGTCGTTGCCGGCGGTCGACGACGTCTTCATCGCGCTCGGCACGACCATCAAGGCGGCGGGATCCAGGCCGGCGTTTTACAAGGTCGACCACGATTACGTGGTCGCGGTCGCCGAGCTTGGAAGACGTGCGGGGGCTCGCAAGCTCGCGCTCGTGTCGAGCATCGGGGCGGACGCTGCGTCGAGGAACTTCTACCTGCGGGTCAAAGGTGAGGCCGAGCGGGACGTCAGCGGGCTCGGATACGAATACGTCGAGATCCTGCGCCCGAGCTTGCTCGTGGGCGAGCGCAGCGAGGCCAGGACGGGCGAGGCGGTGGGTATCGCCGTGATGAGCGTGGTGAGCGGGCTCATGGTGGGGCCCATGCGAGTGTATCGCCCCGTTGATGCGCGCGACGTCGCCGCGGCGATGATTGCTTCCTTGGTGTCCGATGGCACGACTGGCGTGCATGTCCGCACCTTCGACGACATTCGTCGTCTCGCGTCGTAG
- a CDS encoding HAMP domain-containing protein, giving the protein MNGGKPVGATKVSAEAKKTRGSTVSERQTRETSARAGGYLDRRLLLEALTALKKGNFSVRLPIDWEGLDGKIADTFNDVVELNSRVATELERVSRVVGKEGRIGDRAAIAGLTGAWAHEVGSVNALISDLVHPTSEMARVIGAVAKGDLSQAMALEVDGRPLEGEFLRTAKTVNTMVDQLGSFASEVTRVAREVGTEGKLGGQAEVQGVAGTWKDLTDSVNFMAGNLTAQVRNIAAVTTAVANGDLSKKITVDVRGEILELKNTINTMVDQLRSFASEVTRVAREVGTEGKLGGQADVKGVAGTWKDLTDSVNSMAGNLTSQVRNIAAVTTAVANGDLSKKITVDVRGEILELKNTINTMVDQLNSFASEVTRVAREVGTEGKLGGQAEVKGVAGTWKDLTDSVNSMAGNLTSQVRNIAAVTTAVANGDLSKKITVDVKGEILELKNTINTMVDQLNSFASEVTRVAREVGTEGKLGGQAEVKGVAGTWKDLTDNVNSMAGNLTVQLRDVSKVATAIANGDLTQKITVDARGEILQIKNVINTMVDQLSSFAAEVTRVAREVGTEGKLGGQADVKGVAGTWKDLTDSVNSMAGNLTVQLRDVSKVATAIANGDLTQKITVDARGEILQIKNVTNTMVDQLSSFAAEVTRVAREVGTEGKLGGQADVKGVAGTWKDLTDSVNSMAGNLTAQVRNIAAVTTAVANGDLSKKITVDVKGEILELKNTINTMVDQLNSFASEVTRVAREVGTEGKLGGQADVKGVAGTWKDLTDSVNSMAGNLTAQVRNIAAVTTAVANGDLSKKITVDVKGEILELKNTINTMVDQLSGFASEVTRVAREVGTEGKLGGQAEVKGVAGTWKDLTDSVNSMAGNLTAQVRNIAAVTTAVANGDLSKKITVDVRGEILELKNTINTMVDQLRSFASEVTRVAREVGTEGKLGGQADVKGVAGTWKDLTDSVNSMAGNLTAQVRNIAAVTTAVANGDLSKKITVDVKGEILELKNTINTMVDQLNSFASEVTRVAREVGTEGKLGGQAEVKGVAGTWKDLTDNVNSMAGNLTNQVRGIAKVVTAVANGDLKRKLSVDAKGEIAELADTINGMIDTLATFADQVTTVAREVGVEGKLGGQASVPGAAGTWRDLTVNVNQLAANLTTQVRAIAEVATAVTKGDLTRSIKVEAQGELAALKDTINEMIRNLRDTTLKNSEQDWLKTNLAKFSRMLQGQKDLLTVGRLILSELAPVVSAQQGVFYTMDVSKEEPILKLLASYAYKQRKHSDNQFRLGEGLVGQCALEKERILLVNAPPDYITITSGLGEAAPVNIVVLPVLFEGQVKAILELASFERYSPTHLAFLDQLTESIGIVLNTIEANMRTEDLLKQSQSLARELQSQQEELRQTNAELGEKARLLAQQNVEVERKNREVEQARQALEEKAKQLALTSKYKSEFLANMSHELRTPLNSLLILSEQLSKNTEGNLFPKQVDFAKTIHSSGNELLGLINDILDLSKIESGTVVVDVGEVWFRDLADYVERTFRHVAEAKKLEFELDFSPTLPRSIHTDAKRLQQVLKNLLSNAFKFTERGKVRLEVRTVSDGYSPENEHIGRAGWAIAFSVHDTGIGISPDKQQIIFEAFQQADGSTSRKYGGTGLGLAISRGIANLLGGELRLSSQPGRGSTFTLFVPHVYAAPQRVSRARPAVIHDPSQVIAAFEVPEPLLIDAPPLMPVSIDDDRTSIRPGERSLLVVENDLAFARLIVEVARERGIKAVVAHRGADALSMARELKPAAVSLDLHLPDIDGLRVLDRLKHDLGMRHVPVQVITTDVDERERALRMGARDVLPKPVRTREALSEAIERIVQFLDAPRRTLLVVEPDGPDRAAKMNLLEHGLVDVLVASSIDEAIEVLSVERPDAVVTAVDLPDGHGLDLVRRASGIEAIENVPFIVHVPGAMSSADEERIERLGHIGVLKHSRSEERLIDEVALFLHLPVERLSPAQRQALERLHSSQEVLAGKRVLIVDDDIRNIFAMTTILEEQGMVTQAAETGRDAIKVLEERTDFDVVLMDIMMPEMDGYDTIRAIRGREEWRALPIVAVTAKAMKGDREKCFEAGATDYIAKPVDPEQLFARLRFWLHR; this is encoded by the coding sequence GTGAACGGCGGAAAACCGGTCGGGGCCACGAAGGTCTCCGCCGAGGCGAAGAAGACGCGTGGTTCGACGGTTTCCGAGCGCCAGACGCGCGAGACCTCCGCGCGCGCCGGGGGCTACCTCGATCGCAGACTCTTGCTCGAGGCGCTCACCGCGCTCAAAAAGGGCAATTTTTCGGTCCGCCTGCCCATCGATTGGGAGGGCCTCGACGGCAAGATCGCCGATACCTTCAACGACGTCGTCGAGCTGAACAGCCGGGTGGCGACGGAGCTCGAGCGCGTGAGCCGCGTCGTCGGCAAGGAGGGCCGCATCGGGGATCGCGCCGCGATCGCGGGGCTCACCGGCGCCTGGGCGCACGAGGTCGGCAGCGTGAATGCGCTGATCAGCGACCTCGTGCACCCGACGAGCGAGATGGCGCGCGTCATCGGCGCCGTCGCCAAGGGGGATCTCTCGCAGGCGATGGCCCTCGAGGTCGACGGCCGCCCCCTCGAAGGCGAGTTCCTCCGCACCGCGAAGACGGTGAACACGATGGTCGACCAGCTCGGCTCGTTCGCGTCCGAGGTGACGCGCGTGGCCCGCGAGGTCGGCACGGAGGGCAAGCTCGGCGGTCAGGCCGAGGTGCAAGGCGTCGCCGGCACGTGGAAGGACCTGACCGACTCCGTGAACTTCATGGCCGGCAATCTGACGGCCCAGGTCCGCAACATCGCGGCCGTGACGACGGCGGTCGCGAATGGCGACCTCTCGAAGAAGATCACCGTCGACGTGCGGGGCGAGATCCTCGAGCTGAAGAACACGATCAACACGATGGTTGATCAGCTCCGCTCGTTCGCGTCGGAAGTGACGCGCGTGGCCCGCGAGGTCGGCACGGAGGGCAAGCTCGGCGGTCAGGCCGACGTGAAGGGTGTCGCCGGGACGTGGAAGGATCTGACGGACTCGGTCAATTCGATGGCCGGCAACCTGACGAGCCAGGTGCGTAACATCGCGGCGGTGACGACGGCCGTCGCGAATGGTGATCTTTCGAAGAAGATCACCGTCGACGTGCGGGGCGAGATCCTCGAGCTGAAGAACACCATCAATACGATGGTCGATCAGCTCAACTCGTTCGCGTCCGAGGTGACACGCGTGGCGCGTGAGGTCGGCACGGAGGGCAAGCTCGGCGGGCAGGCCGAGGTGAAGGGCGTCGCCGGCACGTGGAAGGATCTGACGGACTCGGTCAATTCGATGGCCGGCAACCTGACGAGCCAGGTGCGTAACATCGCGGCGGTGACGACGGCCGTCGCGAATGGTGATCTTTCGAAGAAGATCACCGTCGACGTGAAGGGCGAGATCCTCGAGCTGAAGAACACCATCAATACGATGGTCGATCAGCTCAACTCGTTCGCGTCCGAGGTGACGCGCGTGGCGCGCGAGGTCGGCACGGAGGGCAAGCTCGGCGGTCAGGCCGAGGTGAAGGGCGTCGCCGGCACGTGGAAGGACCTCACCGACAACGTCAACTCGATGGCCGGCAACCTGACGGTCCAGCTCCGCGACGTTTCGAAGGTCGCGACGGCCATCGCGAACGGCGATCTGACGCAGAAGATCACCGTCGATGCGCGCGGCGAGATCCTCCAGATCAAGAACGTCATCAACACGATGGTCGATCAGCTCAGCTCGTTCGCGGCCGAGGTGACGCGCGTGGCGCGCGAGGTCGGCACGGAGGGCAAGCTCGGCGGGCAGGCGGACGTGAAGGGCGTCGCCGGGACGTGGAAGGATCTGACGGACTCGGTCAATTCGATGGCCGGGAACCTGACGGTCCAGCTCCGCGACGTTTCGAAGGTCGCGACGGCCATCGCGAACGGCGATCTGACGCAGAAGATCACCGTCGATGCGCGCGGCGAGATCCTCCAGATCAAGAACGTCACGAATACGATGGTCGATCAGTTGAGCTCGTTCGCGGCCGAGGTGACGCGCGTGGCGCGCGAGGTCGGCACGGAGGGCAAGCTCGGCGGTCAGGCGGACGTGAAGGGCGTCGCCGGGACGTGGAAGGATCTGACGGACAGCGTGAATTCGATGGCCGGCAATCTGACGGCCCAGGTCCGCAACATCGCGGCGGTGACGACGGCCGTCGCGAATGGTGATCTCTCGAAGAAGATCACCGTCGACGTGAAGGGCGAGATCCTCGAACTGAAGAACACCATCAACACGATGGTTGATCAGCTCAACTCGTTCGCGTCCGAGGTGACGCGCGTGGCGCGCGAGGTCGGCACGGAGGGCAAGCTCGGCGGTCAGGCGGACGTGAAGGGCGTCGCCGGCACGTGGAAGGATCTGACGGACAGCGTGAATTCGATGGCCGGCAATCTGACGGCCCAGGTCCGCAACATCGCGGCGGTGACGACGGCCGTCGCGAATGGTGACCTCTCGAAGAAGATCACCGTCGACGTGAAGGGCGAGATCCTCGAGCTGAAGAACACGATCAACACGATGGTCGATCAGCTCTCCGGGTTCGCCTCGGAAGTGACGCGCGTGGCGCGCGAGGTCGGCACCGAAGGCAAGCTCGGCGGCCAGGCCGAGGTGAAGGGCGTCGCCGGCACGTGGAAGGACCTGACGGACAGCGTGAATTCGATGGCCGGCAATCTGACGGCCCAGGTCCGCAACATCGCGGCGGTGACGACGGCCGTCGCGAATGGTGATCTTTCGAAGAAGATCACCGTCGACGTGCGGGGCGAGATCCTCGAGCTGAAGAACACCATCAACACGATGGTCGATCAGCTCCGCTCGTTCGCGTCGGAAGTGACGCGCGTGGCGCGCGAGGTCGGCACCGAAGGCAAGCTCGGCGGTCAGGCGGACGTGAAGGGCGTCGCCGGCACGTGGAAGGACCTGACGGACAGCGTGAATTCGATGGCCGGCAATCTGACGGCCCAGGTCCGCAACATCGCGGCGGTGACGACGGCCGTCGCGAATGGTGATCTCTCGAAGAAGATCACCGTCGACGTGAAGGGCGAGATCCTCGAGCTGAAGAACACGATCAACACGATGGTCGATCAGCTCAACTCGTTCGCGTCCGAGGTGACGCGCGTGGCGCGCGAGGTCGGCACGGAGGGCAAGCTCGGCGGTCAGGCCGAGGTGAAGGGCGTCGCCGGCACGTGGAAGGACCTCACCGACAACGTCAACTCGATGGCCGGCAACCTGACGAACCAGGTCCGCGGCATCGCGAAGGTCGTGACCGCGGTCGCGAACGGCGACCTCAAGCGCAAGCTCTCCGTCGACGCGAAGGGCGAGATCGCGGAGCTCGCGGACACGATCAACGGCATGATCGACACGCTCGCGACCTTCGCCGATCAGGTGACGACCGTCGCGCGCGAGGTCGGCGTCGAGGGCAAGCTCGGCGGCCAGGCGAGCGTCCCGGGCGCCGCGGGCACGTGGCGCGATCTGACGGTCAACGTCAACCAGCTCGCCGCGAACCTGACGACGCAGGTCCGCGCGATCGCCGAGGTCGCGACGGCCGTCACGAAGGGTGACCTCACGCGGAGCATCAAGGTCGAGGCCCAGGGCGAGCTCGCCGCCCTGAAGGACACGATCAACGAGATGATCCGCAACCTGCGCGACACGACGCTGAAGAACAGCGAGCAGGACTGGCTGAAGACGAACCTCGCCAAGTTCTCGCGCATGCTCCAGGGCCAGAAGGATCTGCTCACCGTCGGCAGGCTGATCCTCTCGGAGCTCGCGCCCGTCGTCTCCGCGCAGCAGGGCGTCTTCTACACGATGGACGTCTCGAAGGAGGAGCCGATCCTGAAGCTGCTCGCGAGCTACGCGTACAAGCAGCGGAAGCACTCGGACAACCAGTTCCGCCTCGGCGAGGGGCTCGTCGGCCAGTGCGCGCTCGAGAAGGAGCGCATCCTGCTCGTCAACGCGCCGCCCGACTACATCACGATCACGAGCGGCCTCGGGGAGGCGGCGCCCGTGAACATCGTCGTCCTGCCCGTGCTCTTCGAGGGCCAGGTCAAGGCGATCCTGGAGCTCGCCTCGTTCGAGCGGTACAGCCCGACGCACCTCGCGTTCCTCGATCAGCTCACGGAGTCGATCGGCATCGTGCTCAACACGATCGAGGCGAACATGCGCACCGAGGATCTGCTCAAGCAGTCGCAGTCCCTCGCGCGCGAGCTGCAGAGCCAGCAGGAGGAGCTGCGCCAGACGAACGCGGAGCTCGGCGAGAAGGCGCGCCTGCTCGCCCAGCAGAACGTCGAGGTCGAGCGCAAGAACCGCGAGGTCGAGCAGGCCCGCCAGGCCCTCGAGGAGAAGGCCAAGCAGCTCGCGCTCACCTCGAAGTACAAGTCCGAGTTCCTCGCGAACATGTCGCACGAGCTCAGGACGCCGCTGAACAGCCTCCTGATCCTCTCCGAGCAGCTCTCGAAGAACACGGAAGGCAACCTCTTCCCGAAGCAGGTCGATTTCGCGAAGACGATCCACTCCTCGGGCAACGAGTTGCTCGGCCTGATCAACGACATCCTCGACCTGTCGAAGATCGAGTCGGGCACCGTCGTCGTCGACGTCGGGGAGGTCTGGTTCCGCGACCTCGCCGACTACGTGGAGCGCACATTCCGGCACGTCGCGGAGGCGAAGAAGCTCGAGTTCGAGCTCGACTTCTCGCCCACGCTGCCGCGCTCGATCCACACCGACGCCAAGCGCCTGCAGCAGGTGCTCAAGAACCTGCTCTCGAACGCCTTCAAGTTCACCGAGCGCGGCAAGGTGCGCCTCGAGGTCCGCACGGTCTCGGACGGCTACAGCCCCGAGAACGAGCACATCGGCCGCGCGGGATGGGCGATCGCGTTCAGCGTGCACGACACCGGCATCGGCATCTCGCCCGACAAGCAGCAGATCATCTTCGAGGCCTTCCAGCAGGCGGACGGCTCGACGAGCCGCAAGTACGGCGGCACGGGCCTCGGCCTCGCCATCAGCCGCGGCATCGCGAACCTGCTCGGCGGCGAGCTGCGCCTGTCGAGCCAACCAGGTCGCGGCAGCACGTTCACGCTCTTCGTGCCGCACGTGTACGCGGCGCCGCAGCGCGTGTCCCGGGCGCGCCCGGCCGTGATCCACGACCCGAGCCAGGTGATCGCGGCCTTCGAGGTGCCCGAGCCGCTCCTCATCGACGCGCCGCCGCTCATGCCGGTCAGCATCGACGACGATCGCACGTCCATCCGGCCCGGCGAGCGCTCGTTGCTCGTCGTCGAGAACGACCTCGCCTTCGCGCGGCTCATCGTGGAGGTCGCGCGCGAGCGCGGGATCAAGGCCGTGGTCGCGCATCGCGGGGCCGACGCGCTCTCCATGGCGCGCGAGCTCAAGCCCGCCGCGGTCTCGCTCGATCTGCACCTGCCCGACATCGACGGCCTGCGTGTCCTCGATCGGCTGAAGCACGACCTCGGCATGCGGCACGTGCCCGTGCAGGTGATCACGACGGACGTCGACGAGCGCGAGCGAGCCTTGCGGATGGGCGCGCGGGACGTGCTGCCGAAGCCGGTGCGCACGCGCGAAGCGCTCTCGGAGGCGATCGAGCGTATCGTCCAGTTCCTCGACGCGCCGCGGCGCACGCTGCTCGTCGTCGAGCCGGACGGGCCGGACCGCGCGGCCAAGATGAACCTGCTCGAGCACGGCCTCGTCGACGTCCTCGTCGCGAGCTCGATCGACGAGGCCATCGAGGTGCTCTCCGTGGAGCGGCCGGACGCCGTCGTCACGGCGGTCGATCTGCCCGACGGACACGGGCTCGATCTCGTGCGGCGCGCCTCGGGGATCGAGGCGATCGAGAACGTCCCCTTCATCGTGCACGTGCCCGGCGCGATGTCCTCGGCCGACGAGGAGCGGATCGAGCGCCTCGGCCACATCGGGGTCCTCAAGCACAGCCGCTCGGAGGAGCGCCTGATCGACGAGGTCGCGCTCTTCCTGCACCTTCCGGTCGAGAGGTTGTCGCCTGCGCAACGGCAGGCGCTCGAGCGGCTTCACAGCTCGCAGGAGGTGCTCGCTGGCAAGCGCGTGCTCATCGTCGACGACGACATCCGCAACATCTTCGCCATGACGACCATCCTCGAAGAGCAGGGGATGGTGACGCAGGCGGCGGAGACGGGGCGGGACGCGATCAAGGTGCTCGAGGAGCGCACGGATTTCGACGTCGTCCTCATGGACATCATGATGCCGGAGATGGATGGATACGATACGATCCGAGCGATTCGCGGGCGCGAGGAGTGGCGCGCGCTCCCGATCGTCGCGGTGACCGCCAAGGCCATGAAGGGCGATCGCGAGAAATGCTTCGAGGCGGGGGCGACCGACTACATCGCGAAGCCCGTGGACCCCGAGCAGCTCTTCGCGAGGCTCCGGTTCTGGCTGCACCGATGA